The Bacteroides fragilis NCTC 9343 genome includes the window TCCGCTCAGGGCACTTTTGGCTTGTTTGCCCGGATGCTGAATGAATAACTGTGCCACATCCTCGCGTTCTACAGCTTCTATATCGGGATCTGCGGATATTTTTCTTAGAGCACTGGCCAGCGCCAACGGGTTCTTTGTCATTTCTGCTGCACCTGCATCAGCCATATATTCACGTTTTCGTGAGATGGCGAAACGCATCAAAGTGGCGAAGAAATAACCGATGGCAGCTACAATCATTGCCAAAACCAGAATAAGTATGGCTCCATTATTCTTATCATTTCTACTGCGTGTCCACGAAGAGTAATAGACGGAACGCAATGCTATTTGTGCCAGCATAGAGAAGATACCGACAAATACAATCGAGATAATCAATAACCGGACATCATGATTGCGGATATGTGTCAGTTCATGTGCGATGACTCCTTCGAGTTCTTCATCGTTAAGCTTTTCAATGATACCTTTGGATAGGGTAACTGTATAGGTCTGTTCATTGATTCCACTGGCGTATGCGTTTAGTGAATCATCATCGATAATGTTGATTTTGGGCATTTTCATACCTTGCGACATACAGAGATTCTCTACCAAATTGTAGATACGTTTATTCTCTTTACGTTCAAGCGGACGCGCGCCTGTGGCAGCTTTGATAATACTGGAATTGGTAAAGTAAGCTATGATAAACCAAACCAGAACACCTCCTATAATATAAGGAATCAGGTTGATAAACATTTGATTGGTCATTGCCAGTGTATTGTACTGCCCATAATCGTCTTCCACGGTAAAAGTGATAAGCAGATAGCAGAACAGGTAAGTCAATACCGCCACCAGGCATGGAAAGAGAATGAGTAAGATACCGGAACGGAGATTGTTCCGGCTCTGTTGTGTCTGTATTCCGACGTATTGCATGTGTCTTTACTTTCCTGAGGATTAAAATTTTATTTTCGGAGCCTCTTCTAAATTGGCACGTTGTTCTGTGCCCAAGTCGAACATCATTTCTTTATGAAAGCCAAACATGTTGGCAATCAGGTTAGAAGGGAATGTCTGTACAGCATTGTTCAGTTCCTTTGTGGCCGAATTAAAGTAGCGGCGTACGGCAGCCAGCTTATTTTCTACGTCCGAAATCTCTTCCTGTAGCTGAAGGAAGTTTTGGTTGGCCTTCAGGTCCGGATAAGCTTCCAATGTAATCTTCAATCCTGCGAGGGCGGAACTAAGTTGATTTTCAGCTGTAATTTTTTCATCGATTGTCCGGGCACTGACAGCTCCGTTGCGGGCTTGGATGAC containing:
- a CDS encoding M48 family metallopeptidase, whose amino-acid sequence is MQYVGIQTQQSRNNLRSGILLILFPCLVAVLTYLFCYLLITFTVEDDYGQYNTLAMTNQMFINLIPYIIGGVLVWFIIAYFTNSSIIKAATGARPLERKENKRIYNLVENLCMSQGMKMPKINIIDDDSLNAYASGINEQTYTVTLSKGIIEKLNDEELEGVIAHELTHIRNHDVRLLIISIVFVGIFSMLAQIALRSVYYSSWTRSRNDKNNGAILILVLAMIVAAIGYFFATLMRFAISRKREYMADAGAAEMTKNPLALASALRKISADPDIEAVEREDVAQLFIQHPGKQAKSALSGLSGLFATHPPIEKRIAILEQF
- a CDS encoding LemA family protein → MNLLIILGIIIILAIIIASMYNSLVKLRNNRENAFADIDVQLKQRHDLIPQLVDTVKGYAAHEKETLERVIQARNGAVSARTIDEKITAENQLSSALAGLKITLEAYPDLKANQNFLQLQEEISDVENKLAAVRRYFNSATKELNNAVQTFPSNLIANMFGFHKEMMFDLGTEQRANLEEAPKIKF